From Blastochloris viridis, one genomic window encodes:
- the pyrH gene encoding UMP kinase gives MSAVPYRRVLVKVSGEALMGPDAFGLHPPTVTRIAADLADARALGVELAVVVGGGNIFRGVQGAAKGLDRATADQLGMLATVMNALALEAAIEAAGTPARTMSAVAMPTVCEPYSRQKALSHLAKGRVVLLAGGTGNPFFTTDTGGALRAAELGCGALLKATNVDGVYSSDPKADPAAVRYERLTHSEAIDRQLGVMDAAAFALARESRMPIIVFSIQEPGAVTAVLRGEGRATLVTA, from the coding sequence GTGAGCGCGGTCCCCTACAGGCGGGTTTTGGTCAAGGTCTCGGGCGAGGCCCTGATGGGCCCCGACGCCTTCGGGCTGCACCCGCCGACGGTGACGCGCATCGCGGCCGATCTCGCCGACGCTCGGGCGCTCGGCGTCGAGTTGGCGGTCGTGGTCGGCGGCGGCAACATCTTTCGCGGCGTCCAAGGCGCCGCGAAAGGTCTCGACCGCGCCACCGCCGACCAGCTCGGCATGCTGGCGACGGTGATGAACGCCCTGGCGCTGGAAGCCGCCATCGAGGCGGCCGGCACGCCGGCCCGCACCATGTCGGCGGTCGCCATGCCGACAGTGTGCGAGCCCTATTCGCGGCAGAAGGCGTTGTCCCACCTCGCCAAGGGCCGGGTGGTGCTGCTGGCCGGCGGCACCGGCAACCCGTTCTTCACCACCGACACCGGCGGCGCGCTGCGTGCCGCCGAACTCGGCTGCGGCGCTCTTTTGAAGGCGACCAATGTCGACGGCGTCTATTCGTCCGACCCCAAGGCCGACCCGGCCGCCGTGCGCTACGAGCGGCTGACCCACTCGGAGGCGATCGACCGCCAGCTCGGCGTGATGGATGCCGCGGCGTTCGCGCTTGCCCGCGAGAGCCGCATGCCTATCATCGTTTTCTCGATTCAAGAGCCGGGCGCGGTCACGGCGGTGCTGCGCGGGGAGGGCAGGGCCACCCTCGTCACGGCCTGA